One part of the Microbulbifer sp. THAF38 genome encodes these proteins:
- a CDS encoding TonB-dependent receptor, whose amino-acid sequence MMMSLRKQKNLIAQAIRATNPLNRTTPWYSAAITCLAMSITPSGVLAQDGQNTERSSRSKQPIEEVTVTAQKIEESIQDVPIAVSALSGDNMDALKIERGEELLRAVPNVNFSKSNFSTYNFSIRGVGTKAVSAATDPAVAVSFNNAPLIRNRLFEQEFFDVQRVEVLRGPQGTLYGRNATAGVVNMLPIMPGDALDSEIKVEIGNYNSKRTSGMFNLPMGDTLALRLSGAMTKRDGFDTNTYTGNDVNDRDLYSTRAIFEWKPADNFSANLIWQHFEEDDKRSRTGKQLCTTDPGISKIGDTEVPENYRGFFSQGCLPGSIYSDEAYGTTNAKGLAFVVAPQALLFGYYPVMKEFLPNPYANAEQSRDLREIATSFDPVFRAENDLVQLNFSWELSDTLTFFSQSTYAKDDYYSSQDYNRYVSDAIFSDSTEFGMDPGPTPDGVYTDPQLGPSEGILAVDISRSDNKQWSQEFRLQTSFDGPWNFSVGANYLDFKTQDDYFVFNNMFTLIAEHVYNGVYDPESGLGSENCTDPQNKEGFQDCMYVDYNSLANIDEEGHNYFLSRNLVETRSWALFGEAYWQITDDVKLTTGLRYTDDRKRSTPVPSQLLLGTETNNDTGEIVPGSASGGLVYKGYPEDDEVTQSWKEYTGRAVLDWRTDTPFTDETMFYLSFAHGYKGGGTNPPRADIDPNVVQYQPLDETFEPEFVNAIEIGTKNVLLDGSLTLNANAFYYDYSDYQVSQIVDRISLNENFDAESMGLELELAWQLTDSTRLDMNMGYLKTRIADGEESIDVMNRTQGHEDWLVVRPSLQVPSNCIAPKDVVEATFAIDYPLMLWALCDTTGRWGSFTPEIESDQYFDWLLSEPYNPITDAPNGARGFAADLSGNELPNAPRFTLNLGMEHTIPIEDWDLTLRADYYRQSESYARVYNTDYDRLKAWSNLNASVSLSNSNSELYMQLYVKNIFDDAPITDLFTNSDDSGLTTNVFTLEPRIVGFSISKGF is encoded by the coding sequence ATGATGATGAGCCTGCGTAAGCAAAAGAATTTGATTGCACAAGCGATTCGTGCCACCAATCCGCTTAATCGAACAACTCCTTGGTACAGTGCTGCAATAACATGCCTAGCAATGTCTATTACTCCTTCTGGAGTGCTTGCCCAAGATGGGCAGAATACTGAAAGAAGTAGCCGCTCCAAACAGCCTATTGAGGAAGTAACGGTAACGGCCCAAAAGATTGAAGAGAGTATCCAGGATGTCCCTATTGCAGTTTCGGCACTCTCGGGGGACAACATGGATGCCTTGAAGATCGAACGTGGTGAGGAACTACTGCGGGCAGTGCCGAATGTAAATTTCTCCAAATCTAATTTTAGTACCTATAACTTTTCCATTCGGGGAGTGGGTACCAAAGCGGTCTCTGCGGCTACGGATCCAGCAGTGGCAGTGAGTTTTAACAATGCGCCATTGATTCGGAATCGGCTATTCGAGCAAGAATTTTTTGATGTCCAGAGGGTAGAAGTGCTACGGGGCCCTCAGGGCACACTCTATGGCCGCAACGCTACCGCCGGTGTGGTTAACATGCTGCCGATAATGCCGGGTGATGCATTGGATTCTGAAATTAAGGTGGAAATAGGCAATTATAACTCCAAACGCACTAGTGGTATGTTTAATCTGCCCATGGGCGATACTTTAGCCCTTCGTCTTTCCGGTGCTATGACCAAGCGAGATGGTTTTGATACCAATACTTATACCGGAAATGATGTGAATGATCGCGACCTCTATTCCACTCGTGCAATCTTTGAGTGGAAGCCCGCTGATAATTTTAGTGCCAATTTGATCTGGCAGCACTTTGAAGAAGACGATAAGCGCTCACGTACAGGGAAGCAGCTCTGTACTACAGATCCAGGCATTTCAAAGATAGGGGATACTGAAGTACCTGAGAATTATAGGGGTTTCTTTAGTCAAGGTTGTTTACCTGGCTCAATCTATAGTGATGAAGCGTATGGTACGACAAATGCTAAGGGACTTGCATTTGTTGTTGCTCCGCAAGCACTCCTTTTTGGTTATTACCCGGTAATGAAGGAGTTTCTTCCTAATCCTTATGCCAATGCCGAGCAGTCCAGAGATTTGCGTGAAATCGCCACTAGTTTTGATCCTGTGTTTCGTGCTGAAAATGACCTGGTGCAGTTAAATTTCTCATGGGAATTGAGTGATACTCTGACGTTTTTTTCTCAGTCAACCTACGCCAAGGATGACTACTACTCTTCCCAAGACTACAACCGGTATGTTTCAGATGCGATTTTTAGTGACTCTACTGAATTTGGGATGGACCCAGGCCCTACGCCGGATGGAGTTTATACCGATCCACAGCTAGGTCCTTCAGAAGGGATATTAGCAGTGGATATCAGCCGATCTGATAACAAGCAGTGGAGTCAGGAATTTAGACTTCAAACATCTTTTGATGGGCCTTGGAATTTTTCAGTAGGTGCAAACTACCTGGATTTTAAAACTCAGGATGATTACTTTGTATTTAACAATATGTTCACCCTGATTGCTGAGCATGTATACAATGGAGTCTATGATCCTGAGTCTGGATTGGGGTCAGAGAATTGTACGGATCCTCAGAATAAAGAGGGTTTTCAAGATTGCATGTATGTGGATTATAACTCGTTAGCAAACATAGATGAGGAAGGTCACAACTATTTCCTAAGTCGCAACCTAGTTGAGACGCGCTCTTGGGCCCTATTTGGAGAGGCCTACTGGCAAATTACTGATGATGTGAAGTTAACTACTGGTTTGCGTTATACCGATGATCGCAAACGCTCCACGCCGGTACCGAGTCAATTATTATTGGGGACTGAAACTAATAATGATACCGGTGAGATTGTTCCTGGCTCGGCCTCTGGGGGACTGGTTTATAAAGGATACCCTGAGGATGACGAGGTTACTCAAAGCTGGAAGGAGTATACGGGGCGCGCCGTATTAGACTGGCGTACAGATACGCCTTTTACCGATGAAACTATGTTTTACCTCTCCTTTGCTCACGGTTATAAAGGGGGCGGTACCAACCCTCCTCGTGCAGATATTGATCCCAATGTTGTGCAATATCAACCTTTAGATGAAACCTTTGAACCTGAATTTGTTAATGCAATCGAAATTGGAACAAAGAATGTTTTACTTGATGGGAGTTTAACTCTTAATGCTAACGCTTTTTACTATGACTATAGCGATTATCAAGTTTCCCAAATCGTTGACCGTATTTCATTAAATGAAAATTTTGATGCGGAGAGTATGGGGCTTGAGCTGGAATTAGCATGGCAGCTTACAGACAGCACTCGGCTGGATATGAATATGGGTTATCTGAAGACCCGTATCGCGGATGGTGAAGAGTCTATCGATGTAATGAATCGTACTCAGGGGCATGAAGACTGGCTCGTAGTGAGGCCAAGCCTTCAAGTACCTTCTAATTGTATTGCTCCAAAGGACGTGGTTGAGGCAACCTTTGCAATAGATTACCCATTAATGCTCTGGGCTTTGTGTGATACTACGGGTAGATGGGGATCATTTACACCGGAAATTGAATCCGACCAATATTTTGATTGGTTACTATCAGAACCCTATAACCCAATTACTGATGCACCAAATGGAGCACGAGGTTTTGCGGCTGACTTGAGTGGTAATGAGCTTCCTAATGCCCCACGCTTTACCCTAAATTTAGGGATGGAGCACACTATACCTATCGAAGACTGGGATCTTACCCTGCGCGCCGATTACTATCGGCAATCAGAGAGTTATGCACGTGTATATAATACTGATTATGATCGCCTGAAAGCATGGAGCAATTTGAATGCCTCTGTCAGCCTGAGTAATTCTAATTCGGAGCTGTATATGCAGCTCTATGTGAAGAACATCTTCGATGATGCACCAATTACTGACTTATTTACCAATAGTGATGACTCAGGTCTCACTACTAATGTCTTTACTTTAGAGCCGCGTATAGTTGGCTTTAGTATTAGTAAAGGCTTCTAA
- a CDS encoding RNA polymerase sigma factor — translation MDKFYQKDISPWVDEYLPRLRRYFSSRVNSADVDDLVQEVFAQLHWHLNQSDIEIENPRSYIFAVAKNLLVSHSRYQKSRCRTLHESLSQDLDIPDVITPERTVIGIQDCRCVLKAILGLPPRAGAAFKFHRFEGMTYQDIAERMGISKESVKELIQRALIKLRRALEEVP, via the coding sequence ATGGATAAATTTTATCAAAAAGATATTTCTCCTTGGGTGGATGAGTACCTTCCAAGGTTGAGGCGATATTTCTCATCTAGAGTAAACTCTGCTGATGTTGATGATCTGGTGCAGGAGGTTTTTGCTCAGTTACATTGGCACCTTAATCAATCTGATATAGAGATTGAAAACCCAAGAAGCTATATTTTTGCAGTTGCTAAAAATCTTTTGGTTAGTCATAGCCGATACCAAAAGTCCCGATGCCGAACGCTCCATGAATCACTCTCGCAAGATTTGGATATTCCCGATGTGATCACGCCTGAACGTACAGTAATAGGTATACAGGATTGTCGATGCGTATTGAAGGCGATTTTAGGGTTGCCTCCCCGAGCAGGGGCTGCATTCAAATTTCACCGCTTTGAAGGTATGACCTATCAGGATATTGCCGAACGTATGGGTATTTCCAAAGAGTCGGTAAAGGAGCTTATTCAGCGCGCACTGATAAAACTGAGGAGGGCTTTGGAAGAGGTTCCGTAG
- a CDS encoding alpha/beta hydrolase produces the protein MRFIFNRPLIKGILFLGLLTSTAITHAEPAKNEELFTFTTWNKQTADGLKGFFEVPENRSIPKSRSLKIHYVRFPATGKQPGPPIIYLAGGPGGSGIMAVNYRFDMFMALREYGDVIALDQRGTGRSNDLPNCESRQVVPALEKISDAKYIEYHREALRECLTFWHEKGIDLAGYNTLENARDLQALRQHLGAEKIVLWGTSYGSHLALAALREIEGSVDRVILSSAEGLDQTVKLPARTESYLDRLQLAVDQQPSAKAAYPDIKALIKRVHTKLEREPLKIQIPQRDGENLDYLLQRRDMQRIASSFIADPKSAAYLLGFYRSIDLGQVPAFDQVPRRYFPDGFHNPGTPISLRAMPTAMDIASGMSKQRKLQVRRQAENALLGDYLNFSYHYDGLARELDLGENFRSNPRSDIPVLLLSGTLDGRTYIESQREAMSGLDNATLVTVENAGHNLFMASPEIQETINLFLEGRPIEKTTLTLNLPDFSPK, from the coding sequence ATGCGTTTTATCTTCAATCGCCCCTTGATTAAGGGGATTCTATTTTTAGGCCTCCTCACTAGCACAGCAATCACCCATGCAGAGCCCGCTAAAAACGAGGAATTATTCACTTTTACAACCTGGAACAAACAGACCGCGGATGGTCTTAAGGGCTTCTTTGAAGTACCAGAAAATCGCAGCATTCCTAAAAGCCGCTCGCTAAAAATTCACTATGTACGCTTTCCTGCAACCGGAAAGCAACCAGGCCCACCCATCATCTATCTAGCTGGTGGCCCAGGCGGGTCGGGTATTATGGCCGTTAACTACCGTTTTGATATGTTTATGGCTCTGCGGGAGTACGGCGATGTCATCGCCTTAGACCAGCGAGGTACCGGCCGCTCAAATGATCTTCCTAACTGTGAATCCCGGCAAGTGGTTCCCGCACTGGAAAAAATCTCCGACGCCAAATACATCGAATATCATCGCGAAGCATTGCGAGAATGCTTAACATTCTGGCACGAAAAAGGCATCGATCTCGCGGGTTATAATACCCTGGAAAATGCCCGCGACCTGCAAGCCCTACGCCAACATCTGGGCGCAGAGAAAATTGTCCTGTGGGGCACCTCTTATGGCAGCCATCTGGCCTTAGCGGCATTGAGGGAAATCGAAGGCTCGGTCGATAGAGTTATTCTTTCCAGCGCTGAGGGCCTTGACCAGACTGTTAAACTACCTGCACGTACTGAGTCTTACCTGGACCGTCTGCAACTAGCCGTGGATCAACAGCCCTCCGCTAAAGCCGCCTATCCGGATATCAAGGCACTGATCAAAAGAGTGCACACAAAGCTGGAACGGGAACCACTCAAAATTCAGATCCCTCAGCGAGATGGCGAGAACCTGGATTACCTGCTTCAACGCCGGGATATGCAGAGGATAGCTTCCTCTTTTATCGCTGACCCCAAAAGTGCCGCCTACTTATTGGGTTTCTATCGCTCGATCGATTTGGGGCAGGTTCCGGCTTTTGATCAAGTGCCCAGGCGTTACTTCCCCGATGGATTCCACAACCCGGGAACTCCGATCTCCCTGCGCGCCATGCCAACAGCAATGGATATTGCCTCAGGTATGAGTAAGCAACGAAAGTTGCAAGTGAGGAGACAAGCCGAAAACGCTTTGCTTGGTGACTACCTCAACTTTTCCTATCACTATGATGGATTGGCCAGGGAGCTTGACCTGGGTGAGAATTTCCGCAGTAACCCCCGCAGTGATATTCCTGTTTTACTTTTGAGTGGCACACTGGATGGGAGAACCTATATAGAGAGCCAACGCGAGGCAATGTCGGGGTTGGACAATGCCACTTTAGTGACAGTAGAAAATGCCGGACACAATTTATTTATGGCATCCCCCGAGATACAGGAAACCATCAACTTGTTTTTGGAGGGGCGCCCAATTGAAAAAACCACCCTAACCCTGAATTTGCCGGATTTTTCTCCGAAATAA
- a CDS encoding serine hydrolase → MLKKGFAFISALIALLGYTVCFAAGESSNIKAEALFDAALDRAISEAALDRAISEYEIPAISWVFVSPEEVIYQGVKGTKVIGGETPVSINDPMHIGSNTKAFTAYLAAILVIKGKIDWDTHVSEVFPEIPKEKANNYGQATLSNLLSHRAWIKPMTGEEEFSEIPEKFMDTELSPKKAMELRKGFVYKMLELPPSPAEDGKEFRYSNAGYVLAASMLEKVSGKPWEELMTEFVFKPLEIDAIFGWPGKHDSKGVYGHIPGKDGQLIPDDPNGENTIPTIFGPAGDLSLSVLDYGKWLMENLKCLQGESKVLTREYCQLLHFGAAKDNRFPMGWGSKFKEGLGRVSTHSGSGGTFLSYAIIFADKGRAIGATFNSANTDAILAFKDIYPAFKEAVVPGEK, encoded by the coding sequence ATGTTAAAGAAGGGTTTTGCATTTATATCGGCTTTAATTGCCTTGCTAGGCTATACAGTTTGTTTTGCTGCTGGAGAGAGCTCTAACATTAAAGCAGAGGCTTTATTCGACGCAGCACTTGACAGGGCTATCTCCGAAGCAGCACTTGACAGGGCTATCTCCGAATATGAGATACCAGCTATTTCTTGGGTCTTTGTATCTCCAGAAGAAGTAATTTACCAGGGCGTTAAGGGTACTAAAGTAATTGGTGGAGAAACTCCAGTTTCCATTAATGATCCAATGCATATTGGCTCTAACACCAAGGCTTTCACCGCTTATCTGGCAGCTATTCTTGTCATAAAGGGAAAAATTGATTGGGATACTCATGTTTCAGAAGTCTTTCCTGAAATACCGAAAGAGAAAGCGAACAACTATGGCCAGGCAACACTTTCTAATCTTCTTTCACATCGGGCCTGGATCAAACCAATGACTGGGGAGGAAGAGTTCTCTGAAATTCCAGAAAAATTTATGGATACTGAACTTTCTCCCAAAAAAGCCATGGAGCTTAGGAAGGGTTTTGTCTACAAAATGTTGGAGCTTCCTCCCTCACCAGCGGAAGATGGCAAAGAATTCAGGTATTCAAATGCTGGATATGTGCTAGCTGCCTCCATGCTAGAAAAGGTTAGCGGTAAGCCCTGGGAGGAGTTGATGACAGAGTTTGTTTTCAAGCCTCTGGAAATTGATGCGATTTTCGGCTGGCCCGGTAAACATGATAGTAAAGGTGTGTATGGGCATATCCCTGGTAAAGATGGCCAACTTATTCCTGACGATCCTAATGGAGAGAATACCATACCCACTATTTTCGGTCCGGCTGGTGATCTTAGTTTGTCTGTACTGGATTATGGAAAATGGCTTATGGAGAACTTGAAGTGCTTGCAGGGGGAATCTAAAGTTTTGACTCGAGAGTATTGTCAATTGTTGCATTTTGGTGCGGCTAAAGATAACCGCTTTCCTATGGGGTGGGGTAGTAAGTTCAAAGAAGGGTTGGGACGAGTCAGTACCCATTCAGGTTCCGGTGGTACTTTCCTAAGCTATGCCATTATCTTTGCGGATAAAGGGCGTGCAATTGGTGCTACTTTCAATAGTGCAAATACCGATGCAATCTTAGCCTTTAAGGATATATACCCCGCTTTTAAGGAGGCGGTGGTTCCAGGCGAGAAATAG